CGAAAGAGAGAGGAATCATCGAAACAACGTTATCAAGCGAATGCACGTGAAAGGGACCGCACTCATAGGTGAATTTCTTTTCCTTATGAAACACTAAAACCTAGTCTCttcagcaaaattatttatttccccTACGACTCTTATATTTCTGTAATACCTTGAACGTAGACTTAAGGACTTAGACTCGAAGTTGTATAAGCGTTGATCATCAGCTCATTAGTGCAATGAAATTGTAACAGAAGCATTGTATAAAGTATGTATTTATGTTTCTCCTGCAGATCTGTGTACTAATTACTATCTACGATAAGAAGTAGTTTCTCTACTACCGTAAGCGTGCTTCAATCGTCGCAATTGAAAATGCGACGATGATATTTCTATGTTCTCGTAGGCACAGACTTATAAACACCTAATCCTTAGTTCTGTGAAACTAAGACAGACTCGGTGTCTGAATAATTCTAATCGTACGATCTGTGAAAGTATCACACGCATATCATTATGTATAACTATATTATTGATTTCTTGTACACTGCTCAAAGTAACTAAAGAAGCGGATTTGGTAGAAACGCGCACGCATTCTCGGTGCCGTTGCTGTTCGGTTTAGCAGAAACATTTTGAGCAGCGTACAAGTGGAAACTTGTATATCCAATAGTGGAAAATTTGTGAATATTCATTTGTGGAGGGTAAAGAATGCGGACAGCTACGAGACTCAAGAAATCCAATCTTCACTGTGCAGTGTGAACACGGCTTTCAGTGCCTTGAGAACATTAATACCGACGGAACCCGCGGATaggaaattgtcaaaaatagagACTTTGAGATTAGCTAGCAGTTATATCAGCCATTTGGGAGCTGTCCTCGTTGCTGGCCCCATAGATCAGCCCTGCTTACGCGCCGATGACAATGCTGGTGTCTATGGGATGAGCCGTTGGGCAAATCTCCAAGCAAGGCCGCAAGTTTGCACCTTCTGCCTTGCCATGCATAAGAAATACGTAAGTTCTGTAacaattcataattttttcattcagtgaCAAATGACAACAACCTCTGTACCATATAATTCACTTCTGTAACAACTATCTTTCAAGTGGAACTTAATCCTAAGTTAGGGAGCTTAGCGAAGATAAAATTGTAGCGAAGAAAAGCAAGAAGTCTCGATGGAAATGGAGCAAGCACATAATAACCATTGTCCTTTAAATTTCCAGGCTTTAAGTATCCCCTCCGAAGTGATATCAGATTGTCAGAGATCAGAGAGAACACCGTACGTTATCCCCGCAACTTCAGCAACCTACTTCGATCTAAGCCATGTGTAAAGACTACGCCCTATATATAATTTGCTGTAAATTTCCTGTATATATACACCTAatcaaatttaataaattttatattatacatgtaCGCACACGTGTACATTGATTCTAACTAATTGGCTTGACTAAAAAAGAACGACGAATAATGGCATTAGACAAAATATCTTgtaacgtttgttcgtttctaggAAGATTGAGGTGGCTATTGCAAATATCTTTTGTCATTTCTTTCCCCATAACATTTGAACATCGAAACACGTGACACAACCGAGCTCAAGATAATCCCATTACATCTCGCCGGGCCCGTTGTTCACCAGTGCCGGCTCTCTGTAAATGCAAAGATTTGTCTGGCAAATTATTAAACGCATTTACGGTAACGATTTCGCGCACAGAAACTCGATCCGCCGTGTAACCGACGAATCACGGACACCACGTGGACGAGCGTAGTACGGCGGCGAATGTTTCAGTCTTTCGAAGTCAACAATGCTGTGAGGAGGGCAGATTTTCGTTTTACTCCTCGTTTCTCGTTACTCGTTTCAATTTCAGTGTTTTTATTCGGTTATCCATTGCGAGGTGGCCCGTAAGTAATGTTCGCCGTGAAGCAATCCCTCGAATGCCCCCATATCCACGATTAGGTAAGCTTGCTGAAAAAAAAGCGCCGAGAGATCCGCACGCTAGCCATAGTAACCGAAATCAATCACCGCCATTATGGCAAAACTGAAATTCACGGGGGACCTCGTTGCCTTTTACTCCGCGTGGCCAAACATTTACAATGGGAATCGATAGCAGCGCAGCTACGTCGATCGACACACACCGATTTACAAGCCGCGACTAACGCgcggaaaataaatttcctaatCGCGCTCCCATCTGCGGTTCGTAAAAAAGTCTGACCCCATTAGCGCTGGGCACGgaaattgttttgaaaactGTTGCTCGGGTTGGTATCTCGTAAACATTGCGCTCGCCGCGGTTTATTATGGTTTAGAGAATCCTCGGGATTGATTCTCCGTTTCGGTAAAAGTCTACGGGTGCCGTTTGGCTGGGGTAGGAGGACAGTCGCGGGTACCGCgggtggaaaatttaaaatcgagCAAATTAGCGCCCTGAACGGCGCGTACGACCGCCATCTTGTAAAAGTGTCTCTGTAGTGTTTGGAGGTTCAGCGAGAAGGAACAGCAGCTTCACCGGAGGCTGGAAGTCCTTTTGAAGTGGTTGCAACGGTCCTTGGCAGTCCCTGGGCACCCAGGTGACCTCGTGCGAGGCCAGGGTACCTTCAAGCTGCTAGGACAACCCCACGGCCAGGGAACTCGCTTACACGCCCGACTCTCGCGAAGATGGTGAGCGCTCGTTCGCACGGACACTTTCGTCTAACCCCCCTTGGCGGAATTTGTTTTTCACCTGGGGGGATCACGTTCTCTCGTTAATAGGCCGCACCGTGCACCGGACACTGATTTACGAGGGGACGACTCTGTCGACGGGGATTTAACCTGTCTCTGGGTGACTCGCAACTCGACGTTGAACCGTCAGCTCTCGCTtgtcaatatttttattagCCCGATGCGTACGCGATGGATTCCCCTTCTGCGAACTTGAATTCCGTAGTATGGTAATGTGTGCTGAATGGTTCTCGGAATCTTGTAAATCTGTATCAAGCTGAATGCACTTGCGATGTGGAATCGTACTAGTTTTTTGAAAGGGTTCCTTTGGTTTTTAAGCTCTCCTGTCTTGTAACGTAGCAATTGGGATGTCTGCGGGATTGCTTGTTGCTGAGTCCGCTTGGCGAGTCGCGGGTGATGGTCGAAGGGATTCTGGGTGATAGGGTTTTCGGGTTTCGTTGGGTCGAGGTACGGTGCTGGGTGGTTCATGGATTTTTAAGGATTAAGGAGAGATATTGCTGGACTTTGATGTTTAAACGAGGAGATGATAAATTCTTAAGTAGCATAGCTCGCAGAAAGGTGGTTAGTCAATTTTTCATTCAGTGATTTGGTTAAAGAAATggatatttgttattttaaaataagcTTTTAATACGCTATTCAtagttctatatttttattgctTGTCCTTTATGATTTAAAGGTTAATGACAAGTGTGGAATAAGTCTCGTTAAACCACAGAATCTTGCAATATCTGATGTAACAATCTGAATGTTTAAAGTATATTTACAAGGCATTGCATTTGTGTTACATTCGTTTACATATGCTTTATGAATTCATTCGTCTATCGCTTCTAAATACTGGCTGCATCGTTTTAATATCAGTTGTGCTATTTAGAGTTCGGCATCAACTGGTGGAACTGAGGGGTCTAGTCCAGCCTCTAGCCCTGCCTCAGCTACAAGTCTCACTATGGCTGCTCCAAAGTATGGTACATTAGTACCGAATCGCATCTTCGTAGGTGGTATTTCGGCTAATACCAGCGTGGAAGAACTTGCTCAACTTTTTTCCTCTTACGGCAATGTAAAAGCTACGAAAATAATTGCCGATCGTGCCGGTGTCTCCAAGGGCTATGGATTTGTCACGTTCGAAACGGAAGAAGAAGCTAAAAGACTTCAGCAAGAGGTGCGCAACTCTCACTACACGCCCTTACTGCTAAACCAGTTCGCATTAacaattataaacaattttggttTCAGTCCGAGTGCATCGTGTTAAGGGAAAGGAAATTAAACATAGCGCCGGCAATTAAGAAGCAACCTTTCAATAGATCTTTCGACGGTGGTTCTGGATCACCACCCTCTGTGCCTACTAGTACCTACTACTACCCAAACGGTCAGCGCAGTAACGTTTTATAACACATCACCAACGGCTGATGTCCTTCGTCGCTTAACAATTTCTTCGCTTTCCCATTAGGTATGGGGCTGACATACCAAAACGGGGTGACATTTTACAACACAACGGCTCCAGCGCCGACGACACCGATCGCTGCGCCAACTGATCCAGCAACTATTTATCAAGCCACAGGAGTGTTTGGTAAATGTCGCGCTAAGAAATCACAATCCATTCCCAGTAACGTTTGAGCGTTCTTAATAACCAAGTTGGAAATCAATCATTAGGGCCGCAAGCAGCTGGTCATCAGACATTCGCGCCTGTGATGTACCAGTGTCCGGCGCCATCTCTCTACATGCCACAGCAATATCAGTATCCGCCTATGCCGGTGAGTAAAGTAACCGTACGGAGAACTCCGTAGATCTCTTTCTCTGATACTCCGTTTAATCTTGGGCCCTATATGTACGTCCTCTATCATATGAATTCTGTACGGGTTTACTGCTTGTATTTATATTAAACGGTAAATCGGTTGCGGTTTGACAGACAAATGGTTTGATGGGAGAAGCCATACCACCGGCGTTTCTACCCAACCCTCAGCAAATGCCTACTTACGTCCTTCTCGACGCTATACAGTATTGAGGTCTAAAGGTACATGGTCTATGCTAAATGACTAGCATGCAGCGCATCATCTTTGTGCGTTTTTATTTGTCAGTCTACTGCATGGCCTATCAATGCATGCACACATCTTTTGACTTTCACAATCCACGATTAATAGTATTCTTAGTAcgagcatttttatattttccctCGAGGCGCGAGCAAGCACCAGAGTTCTCGCATTTCACAATTTTTCTTTCATCTGTCCATCAAGTTGCGCATCTCTTATACGCTTTGTCACGTTGGAACAGAATCTTACCACAGCATAAAACATCGCAGATATTTTGCAGTGTGGCTCACGATGTTCTTAATGTTCACACGTCCCCTACACTTTGCCACTTCACACCAGAACTTCTATATTACACCACGGCACGTCGAACAGTACAACAGTGCCATGCTTCGAGACACTTTATCCCCCCATCGTACGTTCTGTATGATATAAATTACCGGTCTCTTCCAAATCGTTCTAAACGAGGAGGAACGGTTAGCATAAACTTGCACGTATCAAGTACGATGTACCATAGGCATGCGTAAGAACGAAATTAGAGTCGAATTAAGGTAAAGTATCACGGGCAATTGAGCGTGTCCGGGCTCGATATCGAAAGATTCTTTATGTTATTTCATAGCATGTACATTGACCTTAGTACTCCAAGAACGAGATTGATTCGCCAGATTTAGAGTCGTATATGAATGTTTAAGGAGGAGAATTTAGGGAGAATCCCAGGTTCTCCGGGCAATGTACGATGTTTTGCATAAAATAGATGGTACCCTTGTTCTCTCCCTATCGATCACTGTTGGCCGAGCGCGGCTGGATGACCCACTAATATTCACCTCTCTTTTCTGTGCAGTACGAGACGTATTACGCAGGGGCGACCGCCGCCGGAGCTCACCCGTACTTGTACAGCCCCAGCAACTCGCAAAGCAACACGAGCGGCGGTAACAGCAATTCTGGGAGCGGGAACAACGGCACAGGGGCGACCAGCCCGCCTACAGGCCCGCCACCACCGCCGCTCCCGTCTCTGCTACCGCAACCACCAGCGCACTTCTACGCCCCTGCCGCGCCGCCACCCCATCATCATCCTCCGGTCCCCACAGGCCCCCCTCCGCCGCAGATGGATCACATCTACTACTCGATCGCAGCCGGGCCCCATCCGCCGCCACCTCCGCACGTGCCCATGGGACTGACCGATCAGCAGCTGTTGCTTTGCGCCACCGACTCGCTGTGCCAGCAGGCGTCTTCGTCGGACGGCCAGGCTGCTCCACAGGAGGTAAGTTGATACGTACTTTACGCCGAGACGGGCCGTATATCCTGGATGAACGGTAGAGACAGAGTAAGCAACTGTTATAGCATCCTAGGCGAGACGGTACAATTACCGAGATAATCCGGGCGGCTATCTATGCGCGCGCGTTAGCACAAGAAAACAATACACATAACCAGCAATCTTTCCGAGACATTGAGAAACTACTATCTGTGACCTAAACCCGTAGGACTCTCGTTCGACATCGAGCCACTCGGAGCAACCACAACATGGTGAAACACAGGCTGCTACAGGGTCAGCCACACCCCTGATGTCCTTAATGCCCGTGAAATTCCCCATGTCTGGTCGTTATACCAATTACCATCCGATCGCGATACACACCGCCAACTTGTACAGTTCACAGACATGCTTGAACGAGACCGACGATTGCGGCGGCAATCAGATGCATTGCAGGGCCATCGTTTACCACCCGGCAGCCGTATACATTCCCCACGCGCATACACCACCGTATCACAACGCATCCGGCGGCACTAGCCTGCTACCGACGCCGCCGTCGGTCTCCCAGCCGATGTACGACTCGTCCGGCAAGGGCCAGACGTTCGGCTCCAGGGACTACGCGAAATCGGGGCCGGCGAACGGCCAGAGCACCGGCTACCCGAAGTCCCAGGGTCACGGGGTCGCGTTGTCGTCCCATCAGGGGCCGTTCGTTAAAGCTCAAGCCCTCGGGAACGCTCAGTCGTACAAGCACAGTAGCGCGGAGGGCGGTTACAAGTACTCGTCGCCAGCCATCGCGTCCTCCCGGTTCCCCGTGCAATATAACAGACGAACGGCGGCTGGCTCGGCCGTGGGCTCGCCGGCTTGCTTGCCAGGTCAAAAGTCGGACGGTTACAGCGGGCCTCAGGGCTCGCAGAGGTCGGGGGGCCATCACCTGGCCTCGAGCCTGGCGGTGGCTCAATCGTACGCGTCCTCTAAGATGTTCAACGCCGGCCAGGGCTTCGAGTACGCGAACGGCCGCAGGCATAACAACAACGACCAGTATTTCGACGCTGTCGCGATGAAGCCGGGCAACTACTCGGCCCGGAAGGCCGCGGCGAACAGCTACAGGAGCAACAACGGGCAGACAGAGGGCACGGCTGGCCCCGGTGGCCAGGCGGCCGAGTGTTACGCTAGCAATCAGATAGAGAGCGATAGTAGCAGCGGCGCGCAGGTCGCACAGGCTGGCGTAGAGAGCAATAGTTCAGAGAAGCCGGTTAGCCCACCGCCAGCGCCGTATTCGCCCATGACACGACCCCTTCCAACTCTGTCACCACCCACCTCCCAGGTCCAGTTCTATACCCCGGCGCAGAACCGTTATCAGCCATCCCTAGCCtcgtcccagcagcagcagacaGCCAGCCAGCGACGGTACACCATCGCGCCCGCACTGCCCGCGGGCAGGAAGCCGACGGAGAAGTACTCCGGCTCCGCTGGAGGTCAGTCGACCGCTGCCGGGACTATGCTGCGCCAGAACAAGTACAAGGTGAACGGGATCATGCAGACCGGGGGCAAGGTGCCCGACGACAGTCTGGGCGGGGCTGGAGACGCTCCTCCGGGCATTGGAAGGATGCCCATCACGCCGCCGGGCACGCCTCGTGGACATCATCCGGGCCACCCTGCCGGCGATCAGAGTCAGCTGAGCGACACGTGCCATCAGATGCAAGCTCTCAGCCTTTGAACGAGCTCCACGGGCGGTCGTCTTGGCTTTCTTTTTCCTCCCTTCTTCTCATCTGGTTAAGATACATTGTAGTAGGATACGTAAGGTGTCGCGGATGGAAGAAACGCGGGGCGAGACGCTGGAAACGGCACACGGGGGGTTGTAGACAGCGGTAGCTAGTGTTAGGCGTATAATTTAAGTTGTAGGGAATTGAGAGTCCCAAGGGCGCATTCTGTACAGTTTCCGAAGTGTTCAAGGACCTGGACAGACGGTCCAGGCTAATGGAATAGACTGTAAGGAGGTTGATAGTTTGCTGCAATCCGAGGGCACTTGGGTGTGGACACAAGTGCCCTGCTGCGTTTCTTCTGTCAGCGGCGTGTACTTGTTATAAGCGCGCGTAGCATCTCGATTTTCGAAGCCGTATGGAAAGGGGAAGGTAGACGGGTAGCGTGCCTCTCGGCACGGCTGCGTTTATATTCGGCTACGAAGGGCGTTGAATCGGAGAGACGTGTTACCGATTCTTGTCTTTGTGATCTCACGACCGAAGTCCTGGTAACATGGGAAAGCCGGAATAGAAAAAGAAACTAGACAGCTCGAACGGTGTtgtgtaaattataaattcttcgGTAAATTATCAAACGTACTAAATTgttaagcatttataaaaaaaaaggaatatatatatatatacatacatattatatatatatatataagatttaaaataaaatacgatATTTAAAGATTATTATGTTAGttatgaaaaagaaaatgatatacacgattaatatatatatatatattatatatatacatatactcaagtatattatatatatatatcgaagaGGACAGATATAAGCTTAGAGTAAAGAAGAGGGAAAGGAAACAAAGGAAATCGAAGTCAGGTTGCATTATCTCTCGCGAGGGTCGGATGTTTAACGAAACGAGAACACTTGTATCTCGGGTAGACGTTACGGATACGCTAcgtataatttaaagaaatctATGTTATGCAGTATTTGGCGTTATATATGCGCGACATAGGCTCGACGAAACCATGAATCTCACGAGCAAGGCTAGAGTAGGATAGATGGATTTAAAGCgaaaaaaacgaataaaacaaaCACAAATGGAATAAACAGGCGAATAGAGCAGAGGAAAAAGTAATGATaatagaaacaaacaaacaaaaaaaaaataaacaaacaacgttGTTATCGTACAAAGACGAGCGATTTGTTATGTGTTCAAAAAGAGAATAAAAAGACGCGCGCAGAGGGGTAAAATAGGAAGGCAGAGTAGAGAGAGAGTTGagtttcataaaaaaagaaaacgataaagaaaaagaaaaaacggtTGCTCAAGGCACTGCCACGTCTTCTCGTTTTTCATTTTCGACCCGCAACAAATGGGTGAGACCGTACTTATAGTTTATTAATTAGAGTAACCGTGTGACACGACATTATCTCATGCATTATCGAAACGGTAGCGGACACTTAATTTTATCGTTCTTTCCTTTTCGACACGAGAGTTATCCGCGCAAACGAAaccaaaaagaacaaaaaacagagcgagagaggtagagagagatagagaacggaagagagagagagagagagagagagatagagagagagaacagTAAACGGGATCCGTAAAtagctgtttaaaaaaaaaagcaacaaaAGAGATGCCCCATACCCACACGAATACGATAAAAATAATGGAAAAAAAGTATATGtaataatgaattaaaaaaaaaatgtgtcggcTGTGAGCTTCCAAGCAAAtaacaataattaaattattataatataaaaagttaaagttaataTTCTACCTAATTGTTATGAACGTGAATTTCTTTTATCTATAACGAGAAATTTGTTATCTCATATCTCGCATATTGTAGCTATTATATTGTCTATTTAAAAGAAAggaaacgggggaggggggctgTGCTGCAGGATTCGAAAGTTCGCGGGGGCGCGGCGATTCAAATATTGCGCGGCGGGAAATACGACCGAAGGGAGAGACGGagcggcgagagagagagagagagagagagagagagagagaggaattaTTATCCATGGGGGAAGATGGCACCGTGGACGACACGACAAAAAGGCCTAGTTCGCGTAGATTACCCGTGGAAGTCGTCACGAGAGAAACGATTAATTTGTCGAGGAGGGAATGAGCAAAGGAAgacgaaagagagatagagagagggagaaagagagagagagagagagagagagagagagagagagagagaaaaagcaaGAGTGCCTTCTATTTGTTTTCGTGATTGTATTGTTGAACATTTGTTGCGTTACGTTCCAAGAGCCTCTAAATGTTGTTATAAGATAAAAGcgtaaaaaaaaagatgtttgAAGAATGTtgttcctctatttatttattgatttaatgGGCCGCGCGGCCCGGCAACAAGCACCCAGGAGAAAACGAATGATACAAGCGAATTTGGATGTGTGAAAGTATGCGCTGTTAGACGGATGGGGATTCAGGGATGATTAATTAGAtcgaaagaagaggaagaggaagaagagagaaTGATTTCACACactagaggggggggggggaataggATAGAATAGAAAGATGTAAAATCGTCGCATACGGCATTCGAGTCGCACGATCCCTTTTTTCTCATTGTGTACGTTACAACAGGAGAATATAATCTatattgtaacagaaaatgtaattcgaagaaagaaaaaagaagataaaGAGCAGCTCGTTTCGGCACCTATTTCTATGTATGATACACACGGAAGATATCTCagcaatatacatatataaatatatatatatatatatacataaaaataaatatacttaTATAGATATTAACGAATAAACAGGAAAAACATAAAAGAAGAGCGTATACCGACGGGTATATAGTATATGGGAATGCAAGAGTGCGACAGACGCGTATTTGGGTGTGCGTGTGGCGCGAATCTGGTTAGGTGGCTGTGATTATTGCGTGCaagttataattattaaaagaaaggGGGAAAAACGAGAAGAGACAATTCTACGTGTGTGAGCATCCGTGTGTCGGTAGTGCATCGATGCCTGTTCTATCACCGCGCCACACACGCGCATATTTCATACACGTATTACATATATAATACGCATACATACCTTACATATAACGTACATCTATACgagaatataaaagaaagaaaCGCGCGAGAACCAAGCGCGATTCTATGTTCAGTTTGGTACTGGCCCCCCAGGCGAGCAGCGAGGCGTATTTAGGAAGCGGGCCGCTTGATCCCGGTTATTAATCCATGTACTAAATTTAACGTAGAATGGTGCTGATACGACataaaatacaatataatatatatatatattataatataaagtatattataatataaaaggAGTCTAAGATAGATATTAGAGGGTATGCGTAGTTGAGCATAGGAATATAATTGATGTATATTGTACACGCTGTGAGAGATGTGCTTTCTACGATTGCGAATCGCTGTACGCTTCTTGTACGCTGGAGCGAATGCGATTGAGTTATAAGTCTGTGCGTGGTAGCATTCGTCGAGACACAGTGGAAACATATTTGCTACTCCGCGAAAAGTTGCATGTAGATTTGTTCATTTATCTTCTATTCTAAATTTCGCTCGTTGGCACTACTGAGACGCATCGTGGCCTAATTCAGGGAAATCCTAGGTGTATTAACGTATCAGTTTCAGATTAGAAGATTCTCGCAACGCGAACTTAAGTTACGGCCATTGCAATTTGACGATTACTTGCTTGGGGAGCGTAGGGCTCCTTTCTCTAGGGAATATCAACAACCGCGCGTATTCGACAATCTAGAAAGCATACCTCCTGGAACACGGAAAttgatgtattaaaaaaaaaataccataaATTATACACAAAATGACATGTAGGTTGTATGACAAAGAAACTATCTAAGTACCCGAtgataataaaaagaatatattacATATAAGAGATgcatatatttaaaagaaaataaagacATCTGTGCATGAACATTATATAGACGGAAGAAAAGGTATAGACTAAAAATAAGTGTGAATCTCTTctgcgaatatatatatatatatatatataaaaaaatctcattCAAGATATAAAATATACAATGCTCCACTACATATACAGTGTATTTGTGAATTTACCTTTCTCGCCCAGTTGCGTCTGCTTTTTATTCTGTTTGCAATGGAAGGGAGTGGCTCAGCAGCGGAGCTGAGATGAACACGCCTCCATCGAATAGATTAAATGTTTTATTGATTCAATAATATGCTTTACAATCACGTCTTATTCATTTAGTCTTCTGTCGCTAAACAAACGGTATAGTCTAAGGTATTTGCACTAATACATTGTATTAATCATCTATCGTATCACATGATTTGCCGTAAAGCGGAAATCTAAATACGCAACGGGGTCCAATATACTAGAGTAtacgttttatatattttcggtTAATAAAAACGGATGTATAAATGGCACAATTCCTACTTTATATCATTGACGTGCCATTACTGCGAGTATAATTTTTCGCACACGACGAAACGGTTCTCTTCAACGTACTAGAAACTCAATACTTTGTTTTAGTAGCAATATGTAATATTCTACTAGGATCACATTGATTATCGTAGCTAATAATCATCACACTTGCTTCCGGGCAGTATCTATGGAACCTACCATTCCTTCGTGACCATTAGAAAAATTCTCGGATCTCAAAACATGGCAGCGTAAAAGAAGTGGGCGTTGGCATAGTTCTGAATCTTGGAATCAgcgatgggcaaaatttttatttaaataaaattttgaataaaagataaaaaaattcgtcATTCGCTCGTTAACcggagttaactttattcgacacacgacgaataatttttgttaacttttattagttattcgaaattttatttaaagaaaaactttGTCCATCCCTGCTTGGAATCCGACCACTCCGAGTCGATATGCgtgtataaatataaatctttCCAGGAATATAAGTGTCTAAGAAAATTGTGTCGAGGAATATTACAGACACTGGTGTGATTCACCGTCGGCCACTAAATAACAAAAGGAAATGCTCGCGTTCCAATGCTGTAAAATCGCAGTGATTAGAAAACTCTTTAAAAACGTACAAAAATGTGAAAGTTTTCAGAGTATACATATCTATAAAAATTCCGAGTATCCTAGAACCGTAGCTCTAAGTATAACGATGTTACGCGCGGCCCGGATTCTTTCAATAGTTAAACGGTTTACAATTCAGTCGTCATGTGTGACGTTAGCGCTTGCACGCGAGTGGCGTTGCAGCTTTTGCACAGCACATGGTCGTCCAAGGGATAGCAGCCACGGCCCTCTGAATCGGAAGATAAAACCAAGCCGCAGTCTTCGCATTTGTAGCACTGAATGTGAAAGCTGCGGTCGAGGGCCACGACCCGCACGGTCTCATCTTGGCCTGGCTCCGGCATGATCGGTAGCTTGCAGACGCAGCAACGCGGCGCGAACTTTCTGTAACACGGAAACCCTCGTTCTTGAATCCATACTATCGATAGAAACGATTCCACTTGAATAACCAGTGTCGCTTACTTATGAAAGCATTGTATGCAATGAATTTGATTCGTAGCGTCCACCGTAAACGGTATGCCATCCAAGCTCTGGCCGCAGACCACGCACGTGAAGCAGGACGGATGATAAGGCTTGCCGGTAGCTCTTAGTATCCTGTCCAGTATCGGTCTGGTGCAGACGCAACACTTCTCTAACGTGTTCAGATAGTCCTCCTCGCAGTACGGTTTGCTCTCTAACGAATAGAATGGTTTACCCTGCAGGTTCACCTTGCAAACGTAACAGCAGAAGCAATCGATGTGAAACACCTTGTCCATCGCGGAGCAGCCGGTGCCTTCGCCCTCGACTTTCCGGCCGCACTGCGCGCAGATCCCGTATATATCGGCGTCCTCGGCATTGTCTTCCATTCCTTGGACTAGTAGGTCCGTCAGAACGTCCACCTTGAAACAGAAGGGCCTTGTAAATCTGGGAGTAAAGCGTGACCGTGAAAGAAGGAGCAGCT
Above is a genomic segment from Andrena cerasifolii isolate SP2316 chromosome 12, iyAndCera1_principal, whole genome shotgun sequence containing:
- the LOC143375409 gene encoding uncharacterized protein LOC143375409 isoform X4, encoding MAAPKYGTLVPNRIFVGGISANTSVEELAQLFSSYGNVKATKIIADRAGVSKGYGFVTFETEEEAKRLQQESECIVLRERKLNIAPAIKKQPFNRSFDGGSGSPPSVPTSTYYYPNGMGLTYQNGVTFYNTTAPAPTTPIAAPTDPATIYQATGVFGPQAAGHQTFAPVMYQCPAPSLYMPQQYQYPPMPYETYYAGATAAGAHPYLYSPSNSQSNTSGGNSNSGSGNNGTGATSPPTGPPPPPLPSLLPQPPAHFYAPAAPPPHHHPPVPTGPPPPQMDHIYYSIAAGPHPPPPPHVPMGLTDQQLLLCATDSLCQQASSSDGQAAPQEDSRSTSSHSEQPQHGETQAATGSATPLMSLMPVKFPMSGRYTNYHPIAIHTANLYSSQTCLNETDDCGGNQMHCRAIVYHPAAVYIPHAHTPPYHNASGGTSLLPTPPSVSQPMYDSSGKGQTFGSRDYAKSGPANGQSTGYPKSQGHGVALSSHQGPFVKAQALGNAQSYKHSSAEGGYKYSSPAIASSRFPVQYNRRTAAGSAVGSPACLPGQKSDGYSGPQGSQRSGGHHLASSLAVAQSYASSKMFNAGQGFEYANGRRHNNNDQYFDAVAMKPGNYSARKAAANSYRSNNGQTEGTAGPGGQAAECYASNQIESDSSSGAQVAQAGVESNSSEKPVSPPPAPYSPMTRPLPTLSPPTSQVQFYTPAQNRYQPSLASSQQQQTASQRRYTIAPALPAGRKPTEKYSGSAGGQSTAAGTMLRQNKYKVNGIMQTGGKVPDDSLGGAGDAPPGIGRMPITPPGTPRGHHPGHPAGDQSQLSDTCHQMQALSL